A single genomic interval of Notolabrus celidotus isolate fNotCel1 chromosome 13, fNotCel1.pri, whole genome shotgun sequence harbors:
- the LOC117824389 gene encoding probable G-protein coupled receptor 132 → MKELPGTETTFILNETIPCEPSFEDGRLPLVLLYSLVLVVGLPANMLTLYLTFLQVKRKNVLGVYLLSLSACDLMYLFTLPVWALYVNAGHVWPLNSALCKLTGYIFFNNMYISIFLLCCISCDRYVAVVYSIESRGLRQQRLAFSICLAIVLVVALGHIPVFTMREGNATEGDRRCFEPSQSSAQVAGFNYARFIIGFLLPLLVLVV, encoded by the coding sequence ATGAAAGAGCTGCCGGGGACTGAGACCACCTTCATCCTGAACGAGACGATCCCGTGCGAGCCGTCGTTTGAAGATGGCCGCCTGCCGCTGGTGCTGCTGTACAGCCTCGTGCTGGTCGTGGGACTTCCTGCCAACATGCTGACCCTGTACCTGACCTTTCTGCAGGTGAAGAGGAAGAACGTTCTGGGCGTTTACCTGTTGAGCCTGTCCGCGTGTGACCTCATGTACCTGTTCACGCTTCCTGTGTGGGCGCTGTATGTGAACGCGGGTCACGTGTGGCCGCTGAACTCGGCGCTATGTAAGCTAACGGGCTACATATTCTTCAACAACATGTACATCagcatcttcctcctctgttgcaTCTCCTGCGACCGCTACGTCGCCGTCGTCTACAGCATCGAGTCCCGGGGTCTCCGCCAGCAGCGCCTCGCCTTCTCCATCTGCCTCGCCATTGTGCTGGTGGTTGCCCTCGGTCACATCCCGGTCTTTACCATGAGGGAGGGGAACGCCACAGAGGGGGACCGCCGCTGCTTCGAGCCGAGTCAGAGCAGCGCCCAAGTGGCCGGCTTCAACTACGCCCGCTTCATCATCGGCTTCCTGCTGCCGCTGCTGGTGCTGGTGGTG
- the LOC117824215 gene encoding serine/threonine-protein kinase MRCK beta-like, with the protein MSAQARLKRLEELLLKQKEAGCLSVEALLDLLLCFCAELSQTPLRRDKHVHDFLEWVKPFTSTVKDLRLHRDDFEMLKVIGRGAFGEVRLPVPFFISSLSLSISSSSSSSSSSSSSSSSSSSSSSSSSSSSSSSSSSPSCLCCDG; encoded by the exons ATGTCTGCTCAGGCCCGGTTGAAGCggctggaggagctgctgctgaagcAGAAGGAGGCGGGCTGCCTGAGCGTGGAGGCGCTGCTCGACCTGCTGCTCTGCTTCTGCGCAGAGCTGTCCCAGACCCCTCTCCGCAGGGACAAGCACGTCCATGACTTCCTGGAGTGGG TGAAACCGTTCACCAGCACGGTGAAGGACCTGCGGCTCCACAGAGATGACTTCGAGATGCTTAAAGTGATTGGACGAGGAGCTTTCGGAGAGGTAAGACTGCCAGTtcctttcttcatctcctctctctctctgtccatctcttcctcctcctcctcctcctcctcttcttcctcctcctcctcctcttcctcctcctcctcctcctcctcctcctcctcttcctcctcctcctcttcctctccctcctgtctGTGTTGTGACGGGTGA